TGCCTTGCACGAAATCGACGCCGACATCGCGCAACCAGTCAAAGTCCTGCTGACTCTCAACCTGTTCCGCGATCACCCGGAACTGCATGGTTCGCGCCAGCTTGATCATCGCTGACACCATCTCCTGATTGATGTCGTCGTTGGGCAAGCCGCGGGTATAGGCGCCATCGATTTTCAGGTAGTCAACCGGCAGGGTCTTGAGCTTGGAGAAGGCACCCAGACCGGAGCCAAAATCATCCAGCGCGAACTCGCAGCCTATGCCGTGCAACACCTCAATAAAGCGCTGTACATGCTGGATATCCGTGGTCACCACACTTTCAGTCACCTCGAAACAAATGCTGCTCGGCGCGACACCGCTGCGGTCCAGCGATTCCACGACGAATCCCAAAAAGCCTTCGTCGGTCAAGGTCTGCCCGGAGATGTTGATAGAACAACTGCGACCGCGAGGCAGACGAATCTCGCCGGAATTCATGGCCGACAACGTGGCCGCCACAACCCATCGGTCTATCTGTGGCATTAGCTGGTAGCGCTGTGCTGGTCGCAGGAATTCTGCCGAATTCGCGACTTTGCCGCGTTCATCGGGCAGGCGTATCAACACTTCGTAAGCCGGCCCGCTGTCCTGACCGCCGGTCGCAATGATTGACTGCAATGCCAGTTCGAAGCGGTCTTCGTGCAACGCTGTCTGCATTTGCCGCAGCCACTGGATATCGCCGCGCTCTCTGGCGATTGCCTCATCGCGTGCGGAGTAAATGTGCACCTGGCCACGGCCACGCTGCTTGGCCACGTAACATGCCGAATCCGCTGCGCTGACGATGTCCTGCAACGAACCGCTGGACTGGGTGATTTCAACGAGGCCAACGGAAATGCCGATATTGAAGATCTTGTCCTGCCAAACGAAGCGGTAGTCCGCGACCGCGTTGCAGATGTCTGCACCGATCTGCCCGGCTTTCTCAACGGGACAGCCGACCAGCAATGTGCCGAACTCATCCCCGCCCAGACGACCAACGAAATCCGAATCGCGCACTTGCTCTTTGATGAGCGTGGCAACTTCCCGCAACATGTTGTCGCCCGCCAGATGACCGCAGCTATCGTTCACTGCCTTGAAGCGATCCAGATCCATATAACAAAGTACGTGACTCGCTTCGTCCGCATGCGCGGAATCCATGGCTTCCTGGATACGCCGCTCAAATTCGCGCCGATTGACCAGTCCGGTCAACGGGTCGTGCGTCGCCTGGTAGCTCATCTGTCGCGTCAATCCGCGCAACTCGCTCACGTCGTGGAAGACGACCACGGTGCCGGTAATACTGTTGCCCGGACCCTTGATAGGTGATGCCGTGATCTCGACCGAATGTTCATGTTCGTTATCGCGGCTCACGAGCAATGCCCGCCGTCCCATGTTCACGCGTCGTCGCATGGCGAGACAGCGCTCCACCGGATCGCCGAGGGAACGACGATCTGCCTCGTCGATCAGCGAAAAAATCTCACTGACCTGGTGACCCGCTGCCGACTCCCGATCCTTCCCGGTCATGCCCTCGGCGGCGCGATTCATGTAGTCGATACGGCCTTCATTGTCCGTTGTGATCACACCTTCGGCGATCGATTCCAGGGTGTATTGCGCCTGACGCTTGCTGCGGCTCAGCGATACCTCGAGGCTCTTGCGGTAACTAACGTCCCGCGCAACCGTCAATACCGCTTCATTACCGCGGTACTCAATCAATGAACTTTGTGCCTCAACCCACAGACCCTGGTCATTGCCGTTGATCAACTGAATTTCGAGGCGCCTGGGCACTTTCTGACCAGCAAGCTGCCGCCCCATGGTCTTGCGGAACAAGGCCCGATACGCCGGTTTGACGAGATCAGCAACCTGCCGGCCCTCCAATTGCTCCGGGGCCAGCCCGACCAGGCTCGCGGCACTGTCGTTTGCCAGCAATATGCGCTCGTCATGTATCAGCACAACCTCGGGAATCGTGCGGGCAAAATTGGCGAACAGGCGATCGCGGTCCTGAATTTCTTCATCGCGTTCACCGAGAGCGTCAAACAGTTGATTGATCGTATTGGCCAGATCCCCCAGCGAGTCACTCGCTGGAACAGTCAATCGCCGACCGACCGAGGCATCGGCCGATACGGCCAGAAGGTCGTCTTTGAAATCACGAATTGCGCGGTTGTGACGTTGAACGCGGCGCCAATAGAGAACTGCGCAAGCGACAGCAATCACGAGCAGCAAGGCCAACGCGATACCAACCGCCTGGGTCATGGCGAATCCTTGAGGGGGTTAGGCGCGTTCATGGATCTCCTGCTTGTCTTGATGTTTTTATTGTAATGGCAAAGCAAGGTGAGCAATCTTTTTCCTGATATTCCGCAACAGGTACTGCAACCTTCGCATTTGTTATTATCGATCGCTCGTGCTGAGTCGTGGTGATCGG
The DNA window shown above is from Woeseia oceani and carries:
- a CDS encoding EAL domain-containing protein, whose amino-acid sequence is MTQAVGIALALLLVIAVACAVLYWRRVQRHNRAIRDFKDDLLAVSADASVGRRLTVPASDSLGDLANTINQLFDALGERDEEIQDRDRLFANFARTIPEVVLIHDERILLANDSAASLVGLAPEQLEGRQVADLVKPAYRALFRKTMGRQLAGQKVPRRLEIQLINGNDQGLWVEAQSSLIEYRGNEAVLTVARDVSYRKSLEVSLSRSKRQAQYTLESIAEGVITTDNEGRIDYMNRAAEGMTGKDRESAAGHQVSEIFSLIDEADRRSLGDPVERCLAMRRRVNMGRRALLVSRDNEHEHSVEITASPIKGPGNSITGTVVVFHDVSELRGLTRQMSYQATHDPLTGLVNRREFERRIQEAMDSAHADEASHVLCYMDLDRFKAVNDSCGHLAGDNMLREVATLIKEQVRDSDFVGRLGGDEFGTLLVGCPVEKAGQIGADICNAVADYRFVWQDKIFNIGISVGLVEITQSSGSLQDIVSAADSACYVAKQRGRGQVHIYSARDEAIARERGDIQWLRQMQTALHEDRFELALQSIIATGGQDSGPAYEVLIRLPDERGKVANSAEFLRPAQRYQLMPQIDRWVVAATLSAMNSGEIRLPRGRSCSINISGQTLTDEGFLGFVVESLDRSGVAPSSICFEVTESVVTTDIQHVQRFIEVLHGIGCEFALDDFGSGLGAFSKLKTLPVDYLKIDGAYTRGLPNDDINQEMVSAMIKLARTMQFRVIAEQVESQQDFDWLRDVGVDFVQGNFIEEAAPLGGASTSGTYRALRY